From a region of the Falsibacillus albus genome:
- a CDS encoding spore coat protein — protein sequence MQQQSSNIQNTSTPVPQTPQMNDRDFINDVLSMEKYMTASYCTAMNEASHQAFYQDLLAIFTETQNAQRDLFNTMFQKGWYKLESADLQKLKQSSQQHQGYSTQFPYGQHLQ from the coding sequence ATGCAGCAGCAATCGTCCAATATTCAAAACACTTCCACCCCTGTTCCGCAAACACCGCAAATGAATGACAGGGATTTTATCAATGATGTTCTTTCAATGGAAAAATACATGACCGCTTCGTATTGCACAGCAATGAATGAAGCGAGTCATCAGGCATTTTATCAAGATTTGCTTGCCATCTTCACGGAAACGCAGAATGCTCAGCGTGACTTATTCAACACCATGTTCCAAAAAGGGTGGTATAAGCTTGAAAGTGCAGATCTGCAAAAGCTTAAGCAATCCAGTCAGCAACATCAGGGATATTCAACTCAATTCCCATATGGTCAGCACCTTCAATAG
- a CDS encoding CdaR family transcriptional regulator, giving the protein MLTRNLANKIVMEMRNLLNEEIIVANPTGIIIASTDQERIGDFHEGALHTCTKKTLTIIASNDTKRWTGVKPGINLPVFFHEEVIGVIGITGDPRTVSPFGEIVKKMTELLIQENYYIEEMNLAARSLEALVFDWLEKEPIDESFKSRAAALGFDLTLPFRIALIHTIASFGTRFPSSFISNWNHLHPSRHLIRWGNDRLLYIMDASAMRLLHDVRDDLLSLKSMLESELQCSVAIGVGSSIDAVKIRISYQQAERALKSAAATEEIIFESDLTIEMITQEINKDIQKQYLARTISPLLDNDNLLSTLQAFFHCNMAFNETASYLHIHINTLHYRLRRIEEMTGHSLKTAKGLVALYIALSFLEDSTKLFE; this is encoded by the coding sequence GTGCTGACAAGGAATTTAGCAAATAAAATCGTAATGGAAATGAGAAATCTGCTCAATGAAGAAATCATCGTTGCTAATCCCACCGGAATCATTATCGCTAGTACGGATCAAGAAAGGATCGGCGATTTTCACGAAGGGGCACTTCATACTTGCACCAAAAAAACACTTACTATCATTGCTTCAAATGATACCAAAAGATGGACGGGAGTGAAGCCCGGAATCAATCTGCCCGTCTTCTTTCATGAAGAGGTTATAGGCGTAATCGGGATAACTGGAGACCCAAGGACAGTTTCACCATTTGGGGAAATTGTGAAAAAGATGACCGAGCTTTTGATACAGGAGAACTATTATATTGAAGAAATGAACCTCGCAGCCAGGTCGCTGGAAGCTTTGGTTTTCGACTGGCTTGAAAAAGAGCCCATCGATGAATCCTTCAAGTCAAGGGCGGCTGCACTTGGTTTCGACCTTACCCTTCCTTTTCGGATCGCCTTAATTCACACCATAGCCTCATTTGGCACAAGGTTTCCTTCCTCCTTCATTTCGAATTGGAACCACCTCCATCCATCCCGTCATTTGATTAGATGGGGAAACGATCGACTCTTATACATCATGGATGCTTCGGCAATGAGGCTCCTTCATGATGTCAGGGATGATCTTCTCTCATTGAAATCAATGTTGGAATCTGAGCTTCAATGTTCCGTTGCCATAGGAGTGGGCTCGTCTATAGATGCTGTTAAAATCAGGATATCCTATCAGCAGGCCGAGCGGGCATTGAAATCTGCTGCTGCAACGGAAGAGATCATATTTGAATCTGACCTGACAATTGAAATGATCACACAGGAAATAAATAAAGATATCCAAAAACAATACTTAGCAAGAACGATTTCCCCCCTGTTGGACAATGATAATTTATTGAGCACCCTTCAGGCATTTTTTCACTGCAACATGGCCTTTAATGAAACAGCAAGTTATCTTCACATTCATATCAATACCTTGCATTATCGCCTGCGAAGGATCGAAGAGATGACCGGTCATAGCCTTAAAACGGCAAAAGGATTAGTTGCTCTTTATATTGCGCTTTCCTTTTTGGAGGATTCAACAAAATTATTCGAATAG
- the glcD gene encoding glycolate oxidase subunit GlcD, protein MISTKVLQEFQSIVGVENVDDSKAGRLVYSYDATPQFQSMPDAIVAPRTTKEVAELLKVCNAHQIPIVPRGSGTNLCAGTCPSEGGIVLLFKHMNRLLELDHENLTVTVQPGIITLDLINEVEKHGLFYPPDPSSMKISTIGGNVNENSGGLRGLKYGVTRDYVLGLEAVLANGDIIRTGGKLAKDVAGYDLTRLLVGSEGTLAIITEVTLKLIPMPESKKTLLALYEDMDAAAKTVSSIIADKIIPTTLEFLDQPTLKVVEDFVKIGLPTDVKAVLLIEQDGHPDIVARDIENITKICLAERAVSVQAAKSEEEAEALRTARRSALSALARLKPTTILEDATVPRSQIANMVKAINEIAIKHQLNICTFGHAGDGNLHPTVPTDARNSEEMERVELAFAEIFAHAIDLGGTITGEHGVGMMKAPYLEWKLGKEGIAAMKAIKSALDPLNILNPGKIFAKDSRKRVVISK, encoded by the coding sequence ATGATTTCTACAAAAGTATTACAGGAATTTCAATCAATCGTCGGTGTTGAAAATGTCGATGATTCAAAAGCTGGCAGATTAGTATATTCCTATGATGCAACACCTCAATTTCAATCCATGCCTGATGCCATCGTAGCCCCAAGAACCACAAAGGAAGTAGCGGAATTGCTGAAGGTGTGCAATGCACACCAGATTCCCATTGTTCCAAGGGGATCGGGAACAAACCTTTGTGCAGGAACATGCCCTTCGGAAGGGGGGATCGTTCTCCTGTTCAAACATATGAACAGGCTTTTGGAGCTCGACCACGAGAATTTAACGGTGACCGTCCAGCCTGGAATCATTACGCTTGACCTGATTAATGAGGTAGAAAAACATGGTCTTTTCTATCCCCCAGACCCTAGTTCGATGAAAATATCAACGATCGGAGGGAACGTCAATGAAAACTCCGGCGGTCTGAGAGGGCTTAAATACGGAGTGACGCGCGATTATGTACTCGGATTGGAAGCCGTCCTTGCCAATGGAGATATTATCAGGACCGGGGGAAAGCTGGCCAAGGATGTTGCCGGGTATGACCTGACTAGATTATTAGTCGGTTCGGAAGGCACACTTGCAATCATAACGGAAGTGACGCTTAAATTGATCCCAATGCCGGAATCAAAGAAAACCTTGCTCGCACTTTATGAAGACATGGATGCTGCAGCCAAAACCGTCTCCAGCATCATCGCTGATAAAATCATCCCAACCACTTTGGAGTTTCTCGATCAGCCAACCCTCAAGGTCGTCGAAGATTTCGTTAAGATTGGACTTCCTACCGACGTGAAAGCTGTCCTACTGATTGAACAGGATGGGCACCCGGATATTGTCGCAAGGGATATTGAAAATATAACCAAAATTTGTTTAGCAGAACGCGCTGTTTCGGTGCAGGCAGCCAAGTCTGAGGAGGAAGCAGAAGCATTGCGTACTGCAAGGAGGTCTGCTTTATCCGCCCTTGCCCGTTTGAAGCCCACTACTATTTTAGAGGATGCAACCGTTCCCCGTTCTCAAATCGCCAATATGGTCAAAGCCATCAATGAAATTGCAATCAAACATCAATTAAATATTTGTACATTCGGACACGCCGGTGACGGAAACCTCCATCCGACAGTTCCTACGGATGCCCGCAATTCAGAAGAAATGGAACGAGTTGAGCTGGCTTTTGCAGAAATTTTCGCTCATGCCATCGACCTTGGCGGAACGATAACGGGGGAACATGGAGTAGGAATGATGAAAGCCCCCTACTTAGAATGGAAACTTGGGAAAGAAGGGATTGCTGCAATGAAAGCAATTAAATCTGCCCTCGATCCGCTTAACATTCTAAATCCAGGAAAGATATTTGCCAAGGACTCGAGAAAACGCGTGGTGATTTCTAAATGA
- a CDS encoding (Fe-S)-binding protein, whose product MTTMKEQKNIQEQFKTRMNEDELLNCMRCGFCLPSCPTYIESGYNEAHSPRGRIALMKAVVDGIIEPDEDVEHSLNLCLGCRACEPVCPSGVKYGHLLEDARDIIHQNKKHSLPARITRKVAFEGLFPYQNRMRAVTNLLGLYQRSGLQSAVRKIGLMNFLPDHLSSMEKVLPSVPKMKEMGNRPVHLKAMGQRKAKVAFFSGCLMDTMFMTTNNATLKLLQIAGCEIHIPEKQACCGALHGHSGEKNQAKEMAKRNIEAFEGINADYIITNAGGCGAFLIDYDHLLKDDPNYCERAVHFKSKLKDLSNILVELNFHEDQNLSLPPQSVTYQDSCHLRNVMNTKHEPRTLLQSINGIRYIEMKDADRCCGSAGIYNIVEAEMSMQILDHKMKTAKQTNAATIVTANPGCLLQMKLGIEREGLSHKMQAVHIADFLLQAVDGKE is encoded by the coding sequence ATGACGACCATGAAAGAACAAAAAAACATCCAAGAACAATTCAAAACAAGGATGAACGAGGATGAACTCCTTAATTGTATGAGGTGTGGATTTTGCCTTCCTTCCTGCCCAACCTACATCGAGTCAGGATACAATGAAGCTCATTCACCCAGGGGGAGAATCGCCCTCATGAAGGCTGTCGTGGACGGAATCATCGAACCGGATGAGGATGTCGAGCATTCCTTGAATTTGTGCCTTGGCTGCCGTGCATGTGAGCCAGTCTGTCCTTCAGGTGTAAAATACGGCCATTTATTAGAGGATGCCAGGGATATTATACATCAGAACAAAAAACATTCCTTGCCTGCAAGAATCACGAGAAAGGTGGCTTTTGAAGGATTGTTCCCTTATCAGAATCGAATGAGGGCAGTCACGAACCTTCTCGGTCTTTATCAGCGATCCGGCCTGCAGAGTGCCGTTAGAAAAATCGGTTTGATGAACTTTCTACCAGACCACCTCTCTTCCATGGAGAAGGTCCTTCCTTCAGTGCCTAAAATGAAAGAAATGGGAAATCGCCCTGTCCACCTCAAGGCAATGGGGCAGAGAAAAGCGAAAGTGGCATTTTTCAGCGGATGTTTAATGGATACAATGTTCATGACGACAAATAATGCTACATTGAAGCTTCTGCAGATTGCCGGGTGTGAAATCCATATCCCTGAGAAACAAGCGTGCTGCGGTGCGCTCCATGGCCACAGCGGAGAAAAGAATCAAGCCAAGGAAATGGCCAAGCGCAACATTGAAGCCTTTGAGGGCATCAATGCAGATTATATCATCACGAATGCAGGGGGCTGCGGTGCATTCTTGATCGACTATGACCATCTATTAAAGGACGATCCCAACTACTGTGAGCGGGCCGTTCATTTTAAGTCAAAGCTAAAGGATTTATCCAACATACTGGTCGAATTGAACTTTCATGAGGATCAAAACCTCAGCCTTCCCCCTCAAAGTGTGACATACCAGGATTCATGCCATTTGCGAAATGTCATGAATACGAAACATGAGCCAAGGACCCTTCTTCAGTCCATCAACGGCATTCGTTATATCGAAATGAAGGATGCCGACCGCTGCTGTGGATCAGCAGGAATTTACAATATCGTAGAAGCAGAGATGTCGATGCAGATTTTGGATCATAAAATGAAAACAGCCAAGCAAACGAACGCCGCAACAATCGTAACAGCCAACCCTGGATGTCTGCTGCAAATGAAACTCGGAATCGAACGTGAAGGACTCAGTCACAAGATGCAAGCTGTCCATATCGCTGATTTTCTGCTGCAGGCAGTTGATGGCAAAGAATGA
- a CDS encoding DUF2573 family protein, translated as MNEEFVEQFEALIDKYTELLTGDATPELNEKVKIWALYTYISKTMPALAKHWNGLYPEGKEEMKNIILEIKKLNEEHRAKESKE; from the coding sequence ATGAATGAAGAATTTGTCGAACAGTTTGAAGCGTTGATCGATAAATATACAGAACTTCTGACAGGTGATGCGACACCTGAATTGAATGAAAAAGTGAAAATATGGGCCTTGTACACGTATATTTCCAAAACAATGCCGGCATTGGCCAAGCATTGGAATGGGCTGTATCCGGAAGGCAAAGAAGAAATGAAAAATATTATTTTGGAAATTAAGAAGTTAAATGAAGAGCATCGGGCAAAGGAATCGAAGGAATAA
- a CDS encoding spore germination protein: MWPFSHKKKKSSSEQKQSPKQTYQSFQDEAAKSEDFKKIYYLNKESNLKFCFEFISTLVDEDILQKDVLPYLLKRPFTHIEQIQDILPIADMTISDDVTQIEQKLFNGYVLLKLENEKKKFAFIAAQKEIVRSVTQPEVEFSVIGPKEAFVESIDQNINLVRKRLPIKELVVERFVIGSLSRTQVGVLYIDGITNKENINTVKQRIQAIDFDQINDSSYVEQLIADNSHSIFPQLVDTERPDRTAAVLSEGKIVIIVDGSPLALIGPTTLVEFFNAFEDYFLNWYIASFLRLLRVFSVSFSVLITPIYVAGLTYHYELIPKDLMATLITSRQQIPLPPILEALFLELTIELLREAGARLPTKVGQTIGIVGGIVIGTASVEAGLTSNVLLIIVALAALASFTTPVYKMGNTIRILRFPFLLFAQLWGLLGIVFCFSILMTHLLQLTSLGRPFLEPLYPPRWNDLKDALIRLPYNKQAIRPEYLRTEKPVRFKKKDATRKIDIDE; the protein is encoded by the coding sequence ATGTGGCCTTTTTCCCATAAAAAAAAGAAATCCAGCAGCGAACAGAAACAAAGCCCTAAACAAACTTACCAGAGCTTTCAGGATGAGGCTGCAAAATCCGAGGATTTCAAAAAGATTTACTATTTGAACAAAGAATCCAATTTGAAGTTTTGCTTTGAATTCATATCCACTCTTGTCGATGAAGACATCCTGCAAAAAGATGTGCTTCCATACTTATTAAAACGGCCATTCACTCATATCGAACAAATTCAGGATATCCTTCCCATCGCAGATATGACCATCAGCGATGATGTCACCCAAATTGAACAAAAGCTCTTTAACGGGTATGTCCTTTTGAAGCTGGAAAATGAAAAAAAGAAATTCGCCTTCATTGCCGCCCAAAAGGAAATTGTAAGAAGTGTGACACAGCCTGAAGTGGAATTCAGCGTCATTGGCCCGAAGGAAGCATTCGTCGAGTCCATCGATCAAAATATCAACCTTGTCCGAAAGCGGCTCCCGATAAAAGAACTCGTTGTAGAGCGGTTTGTCATCGGCAGTCTGTCCAGGACACAGGTGGGGGTCCTCTATATTGACGGCATTACCAATAAAGAAAATATCAATACCGTCAAACAAAGAATTCAAGCTATCGACTTTGATCAAATCAATGACAGTTCCTACGTTGAACAATTAATAGCAGACAATTCCCATTCGATCTTCCCGCAGCTTGTCGACACGGAGCGTCCGGATCGCACAGCAGCGGTCTTGTCGGAAGGGAAAATTGTCATCATAGTCGATGGATCTCCGCTTGCTTTGATCGGACCGACAACGCTAGTCGAATTTTTCAATGCGTTTGAGGATTATTTTTTAAATTGGTATATTGCCTCATTCCTTCGCCTGCTTCGCGTCTTTTCGGTATCATTTTCTGTCCTGATCACACCGATATACGTTGCCGGCCTCACCTATCACTATGAGCTGATTCCAAAGGATCTGATGGCAACATTGATCACCTCAAGACAGCAAATCCCGCTTCCACCCATTCTGGAAGCGCTGTTTTTGGAATTAACCATTGAACTGCTCCGGGAAGCAGGGGCAAGGCTGCCTACAAAGGTCGGACAGACGATCGGTATCGTAGGCGGTATCGTGATTGGGACCGCATCGGTGGAAGCAGGACTGACAAGTAATGTCCTTCTTATTATCGTAGCGCTGGCGGCACTTGCTTCTTTCACAACGCCTGTCTACAAAATGGGCAACACCATCCGGATTCTGCGCTTCCCATTCTTGTTATTTGCACAGCTTTGGGGACTGCTTGGCATTGTGTTTTGTTTTTCGATTTTGATGACGCACCTGCTTCAGCTCACATCTTTGGGAAGGCCATTTTTGGAACCACTTTATCCTCCAAGATGGAATGATTTAAAAGACGCTCTGATACGGCTCCCCTATAATAAACAAGCAATTCGTCCGGAATATTTAAGGACTGAAAAACCTGTAAGATTCAAAAAGAAAGACGCCACCCGCAAGATTGATATAGACGAGTAG
- a CDS encoding GerAB/ArcD/ProY family transporter codes for MQSIPESRKISQYIVFFTVTSMQVGVGVLGFQRIIAKIAGYDAWMSILIAGIATHIAMFIIYQICEKGDGDLLNAQKMVFGKWIGNVFNLFFAIYFCLQSITVLRTYLEVIQVWMFPTLSNFWFSLLFLLLVLYIVNGGFRVVAGVSFFGTILPSYLLLPFLMAIPHSDYRNLLPVFNSSIMDILNGTYSMSLTYLGYETLLVYFPFIKEPQKSKKWAHLGLLATTMTYSYIAIITFGYFSQGQLQKTIWATLSLWKIVELPFVERFEYIGIANWCLIILPNICIALWCASRIMKRTFPITQRASVLILAVVCLVAVSLFETRLQINSLNDILGKVGFYLNFVYVPLLFLLLLFVRKVKKKS; via the coding sequence ATGCAGTCCATCCCTGAATCAAGAAAGATCTCTCAATACATCGTTTTCTTCACGGTGACATCCATGCAGGTTGGGGTCGGTGTTTTAGGGTTTCAGCGCATCATCGCCAAAATTGCGGGCTATGATGCATGGATGAGTATTTTGATCGCCGGAATTGCCACACATATCGCTATGTTTATTATTTATCAAATTTGCGAAAAAGGCGATGGGGATTTATTAAACGCACAAAAGATGGTTTTTGGAAAGTGGATTGGAAATGTGTTCAATCTTTTCTTTGCAATTTATTTTTGTCTACAATCCATCACTGTATTAAGGACTTACTTAGAAGTCATCCAAGTATGGATGTTTCCTACGCTATCTAATTTCTGGTTCAGTCTATTGTTTTTACTGCTTGTACTTTATATCGTCAATGGGGGATTCAGGGTCGTCGCAGGGGTATCTTTCTTCGGGACGATTCTCCCCAGCTATTTGTTGCTGCCATTCCTTATGGCCATTCCCCACTCGGATTACCGAAATTTATTGCCTGTTTTCAATAGTTCCATAATGGACATCCTTAACGGTACATATAGCATGTCTCTTACGTATCTAGGCTATGAGACCCTTTTGGTTTACTTCCCTTTCATCAAAGAACCGCAAAAATCCAAAAAATGGGCACACCTTGGACTTCTTGCGACTACGATGACCTACTCATATATAGCCATCATAACATTTGGCTATTTTAGTCAAGGGCAGCTGCAAAAAACGATATGGGCTACCCTATCCTTATGGAAAATTGTTGAGCTCCCATTTGTGGAAAGATTTGAATACATCGGCATCGCCAATTGGTGTTTGATCATCCTGCCTAACATATGCATTGCACTTTGGTGTGCAAGCAGGATCATGAAAAGGACCTTTCCTATCACCCAACGTGCCTCCGTCTTAATTTTGGCCGTTGTCTGCTTGGTGGCGGTTTCTCTCTTTGAAACGAGGCTTCAAATCAATTCATTGAACGATATCCTTGGAAAGGTAGGCTTTTACCTCAATTTTGTATATGTACCCCTTCTTTTTCTATTATTGCTGTTTGTTAGGAAGGTGAAAAAGAAGTCATGA
- a CDS encoding Ger(x)C family spore germination protein translates to MKKWIILPLCLMILTGCVEQEIIDDLNIETAAGYDKAQGKNILGTALFPAYQKDKTIENVTMSAIGKSSRDILANLEKQSTEPLVTGSLQVVLFGDTLARQGLVPLGDALHRDASIGARIFLAVTEDGTAQSLLQGNYGNRGNGMYIYNLLNHNIKSRDVPTTNLHDFLFDYYQHGKSPFLPLLRQIGPNQMEISGIAVFDQDKYVEKINADHMFFFKLLVDKYSEGTRVVQLKKERAAIRSIDSKNKIKIIRHDGEVSAVISIKVKGIIREYTGQGLNPIKIKQIEKAFKHDVQQHCDAMVKRFQELGVDPIGIGFRVSNSDRSFDIKKWRQQYPNIKITVKPEIIITESGTVE, encoded by the coding sequence ATGAAAAAATGGATTATTCTACCTCTTTGTTTAATGATCTTAACCGGATGTGTGGAACAAGAAATTATCGACGATTTAAATATTGAGACGGCTGCAGGCTACGATAAGGCACAAGGCAAAAATATTTTAGGAACAGCCCTTTTTCCGGCATATCAAAAGGATAAAACGATTGAGAATGTCACCATGTCAGCAATCGGGAAATCCAGCCGGGACATTTTGGCCAATCTGGAAAAACAATCTACAGAACCACTTGTCACCGGGAGTTTACAAGTCGTACTATTCGGGGACACCCTCGCACGTCAAGGCTTGGTCCCGCTTGGGGATGCCCTTCACCGCGATGCAAGCATCGGTGCAAGGATCTTCCTGGCTGTGACTGAAGACGGGACAGCGCAATCACTGCTTCAGGGCAACTATGGAAATCGCGGAAACGGAATGTATATCTATAACCTGCTCAATCACAATATTAAATCGAGGGATGTCCCGACGACCAATCTTCACGATTTCTTGTTTGACTATTATCAGCATGGAAAATCACCTTTTTTGCCTTTGTTAAGGCAAATCGGACCAAACCAAATGGAGATTTCAGGGATTGCAGTATTCGATCAAGATAAATATGTCGAAAAAATCAATGCAGACCATATGTTCTTCTTTAAACTGCTCGTAGATAAATACAGCGAAGGCACACGAGTCGTGCAGTTAAAAAAGGAACGTGCAGCCATCAGGAGCATCGACTCCAAAAATAAAATAAAAATCATCCGACACGATGGAGAGGTGTCGGCAGTCATCAGCATAAAAGTGAAGGGAATCATTCGTGAATATACAGGGCAAGGCTTGAACCCAATAAAAATAAAACAAATAGAAAAAGCATTTAAGCACGATGTCCAACAACATTGCGATGCCATGGTCAAAAGATTTCAGGAACTTGGAGTCGATCCGATCGGAATCGGTTTCAGAGTGTCTAATTCAGACCGTTCGTTCGACATTAAAAAATGGCGGCAGCAATATCCAAATATCAAAATCACCGTCAAGCCGGAAATCATCATCACGGAATCCGGTACGGTGGAATAA
- the rodA gene encoding rod shape-determining protein RodA translates to MTSQQNSTSKIDYGLVLSLMLMFIVSCISIYSAQQTGQYSGNFLLKQVMWYGVGVGIISIVIQFDSDQLKKLSWYFYGVGLFLLLLLIVAPESIAPRINGAKSWFQLPGVGSLQPSEIVKVFLILALSRVVVDHHQKNLIKTLKSDFWLLIKLGIVTFIPLLLVMKQPDLGTSLVFIAILLGIIFVSGITWKLLIPIFGGFSMIAAAVLSLVIWYPDILEKYLHVHKYQLSRIYSWLDPYNNQSGTGYQLTRSLLAIGSGETGGKGFGHSDVYLPENHTDFIFSIVGEEFGFVGGSVLVSLFFMLIYHITKAGLETKNDFYSYICSGVIAMITFHVFQNIGMTIGLLPITGIPLPFISYGGSSIMGNMFAIGLIFSIRYHYKKYMFSSEA, encoded by the coding sequence ATGACTTCTCAGCAAAATTCAACAAGCAAAATTGATTATGGGCTTGTTCTTAGTTTGATGCTCATGTTCATTGTCAGCTGTATTTCCATTTATAGTGCTCAGCAAACAGGGCAGTACAGCGGGAATTTCTTACTAAAACAGGTCATGTGGTATGGTGTTGGGGTCGGTATCATCTCCATCGTCATTCAATTCGATTCAGATCAATTAAAAAAATTGTCCTGGTACTTCTATGGTGTGGGGCTATTTTTACTTCTTTTGCTGATTGTTGCACCAGAGAGCATCGCGCCAAGAATCAATGGGGCGAAAAGCTGGTTTCAATTACCGGGTGTAGGGTCGCTGCAGCCTTCGGAAATCGTGAAGGTGTTCTTGATACTGGCACTCTCCCGAGTGGTGGTCGACCATCATCAGAAGAATTTGATCAAAACATTGAAAAGTGATTTCTGGCTGCTGATTAAGCTTGGGATCGTGACGTTCATTCCATTGCTTCTTGTCATGAAACAGCCGGATTTAGGAACGTCCCTCGTCTTTATCGCCATTTTATTGGGGATTATCTTTGTTTCCGGGATCACTTGGAAGCTTCTCATACCCATTTTTGGCGGTTTTTCTATGATTGCTGCAGCAGTTCTTTCGTTGGTTATTTGGTATCCCGATATTTTGGAAAAGTATTTGCATGTACATAAGTATCAGCTCAGCAGGATTTATTCTTGGCTTGATCCTTATAACAACCAAAGCGGGACAGGATACCAATTGACCAGATCGCTGCTTGCGATCGGATCTGGTGAGACTGGGGGCAAAGGATTTGGCCATAGCGATGTGTATCTTCCGGAAAATCATACGGATTTTATTTTCAGCATCGTAGGGGAAGAGTTCGGATTTGTCGGTGGCAGTGTTTTGGTCAGCCTATTTTTTATGCTGATTTATCATATTACAAAGGCAGGTCTGGAGACAAAGAATGATTTTTATTCCTATATTTGCTCCGGCGTCATTGCGATGATCACCTTCCACGTATTCCAGAATATCGGCATGACCATCGGACTTCTCCCCATTACCGGGATTCCCCTGCCGTTCATCAGCTATGGAGGGAGCTCGATCATGGGAAATATGTTTGCAATAGGCTTGATTTTCTCGATCCGCTACCATTATAAAAAATATATGTTTTCTTCTGAAGCATGA
- a CDS encoding DUF5673 domain-containing protein produces the protein MDIGNFIHISFITLVCGIVIFVYFELIINFHQRGRLGKVEYPKNQQFDEYSLFIRWKTSEDRLYRTGIYLAYAWIIFVLFAWSYNVFVEPFYGLTAFSALPYILFFSNIIEIRERGLLINGLLVPWEDIERYKWDQRKENASLVLIYKQRKMGFKRFRSAPMPYLLSTKLEKIMNEQAGLKKDA, from the coding sequence ATGGATATAGGGAACTTCATACATATATCTTTTATCACTCTAGTCTGTGGAATCGTCATATTTGTTTATTTTGAACTGATCATCAATTTTCATCAAAGAGGTCGACTTGGGAAGGTTGAATATCCAAAAAATCAGCAATTCGATGAATACAGCCTTTTCATTCGATGGAAAACATCGGAGGATCGGCTTTATCGAACTGGAATCTATTTAGCATATGCTTGGATCATTTTTGTTTTATTTGCATGGAGCTACAATGTATTTGTAGAACCATTCTATGGTTTGACTGCCTTTTCGGCGCTCCCATATATCTTGTTTTTCAGCAATATCATTGAAATCAGGGAACGCGGCTTATTAATAAACGGATTACTCGTACCTTGGGAAGATATTGAACGGTATAAATGGGATCAAAGAAAAGAAAACGCATCTCTTGTGCTCATTTATAAGCAGCGAAAAATGGGCTTCAAGAGATTTCGTTCTGCACCGATGCCATATTTGCTCTCGACTAAATTAGAGAAAATCATGAATGAACAGGCTGGTTTGAAAAAAGATGCTTGA